In Nocardioides sp. JQ2195, a genomic segment contains:
- a CDS encoding ferredoxin, translating into MRIEVDRDTCEGLGMCESMAHEFFELDDDDVMHVLDEEPGEEHRKLLTAAVSSCPVLALSLVG; encoded by the coding sequence ATGCGGATCGAGGTGGACCGCGACACGTGCGAGGGCCTGGGCATGTGCGAATCCATGGCCCACGAGTTCTTCGAGCTCGACGACGACGACGTCATGCACGTGCTCGACGAGGAGCCGGGCGAGGAGCACCGCAAGCTGCTCACCGCCGCGGTGAGCTCCTGCCCGGTGCTGGCGCTGAGCCTGGTGGGGTGA
- a CDS encoding trimethylamine methyltransferase family protein: MFRNQMPRYDVLSADAMATLDGGWRRILTEIGVEFMDDRALELFRAAGQKVEENTVFLDPEFVLAQVAKAPAEFDLQARNPENYVHIGGDSMAFAAVYGPPFVREGDVRRDATMADFRSFSRLAQAFPVLDSAGGVICEPNDTPLDSRHLDMTLALLTETDKVFMGNVVSAVNARDVLAMCDIVFGSREAIEQTPATISLINCNSPLHWDDRMLESMFEYVSAGQPVILTPFLLMGAMSPVTVPAALVQQIAEALSGIALAQLIRPGTPVVFGSFLSNIDMQSGSPTFGTPESGIGLLCTGQVARHFGLPFRTGGGLTSSQVPDAQAGYEALMTMLPTFLAGANWVMHAAGWLEGGLVSGYEKFIVDTEILQMLQAEFTPLEIDEASLAFDAHQEVGHGGHFLGAAHTMERFRTCFYRPMLSSSENFERWTRGGGLDTAARAGEIWRTKLEEFSPPALDDGVRLELEEFVTRRRKELGD, from the coding sequence ATGTTCAGGAACCAGATGCCCCGCTACGACGTGCTCTCGGCTGACGCCATGGCCACTCTCGACGGTGGCTGGCGTCGCATCCTCACCGAGATCGGTGTGGAGTTCATGGACGATCGGGCGCTGGAGCTCTTCCGTGCGGCCGGGCAGAAGGTCGAGGAGAACACGGTCTTCCTCGACCCGGAGTTCGTGCTGGCCCAGGTGGCCAAGGCGCCGGCCGAGTTCGACCTCCAGGCGCGCAACCCGGAGAACTACGTGCACATCGGCGGCGACTCGATGGCGTTCGCGGCCGTCTACGGTCCCCCGTTCGTGCGCGAGGGCGACGTACGCCGCGACGCGACGATGGCCGACTTCCGCAGCTTCAGCCGGTTGGCGCAGGCCTTCCCGGTGCTCGACTCGGCGGGCGGTGTGATCTGCGAGCCCAACGACACCCCGCTCGACAGCCGACACCTCGACATGACCTTGGCCCTGCTCACCGAGACCGACAAGGTCTTCATGGGCAACGTCGTCTCCGCGGTCAACGCGCGCGACGTGCTGGCGATGTGCGACATCGTGTTCGGCTCGCGGGAGGCGATCGAGCAGACGCCGGCCACGATCTCGCTGATCAACTGCAACTCGCCGCTGCACTGGGACGACCGCATGCTGGAGTCGATGTTCGAGTACGTCTCCGCCGGGCAGCCGGTCATCCTCACCCCCTTCCTGCTGATGGGGGCGATGTCGCCGGTGACCGTGCCAGCGGCGCTGGTGCAGCAGATCGCCGAGGCGCTCTCGGGAATCGCGCTGGCGCAGCTGATCCGCCCCGGCACGCCGGTGGTCTTCGGCTCGTTCCTCTCCAACATCGACATGCAGTCCGGCTCACCCACCTTCGGCACCCCCGAGTCCGGGATCGGGCTGCTGTGCACCGGCCAGGTCGCCCGCCACTTCGGGCTGCCCTTCCGCACCGGCGGTGGCCTCACCTCGTCCCAGGTCCCGGACGCGCAGGCCGGCTACGAGGCACTGATGACCATGCTGCCGACGTTCCTGGCCGGGGCCAACTGGGTGATGCACGCCGCCGGCTGGCTGGAGGGCGGGCTGGTCTCGGGCTACGAGAAGTTCATCGTCGACACCGAGATCCTGCAGATGCTCCAGGCCGAGTTCACCCCGCTCGAGATTGACGAGGCGTCGTTGGCCTTCGACGCCCACCAGGAGGTCGGGCACGGTGGCCACTTCCTGGGAGCGGCGCACACCATGGAACGCTTCCGCACCTGCTTCTACCGCCCGATGCTCTCCTCGTCGGAGAACTTCGAGCGGTGGACGCGCGGTGGCGGGCTCGACACCGCTGCACGTGCGGGGGAGATCTGGCGGACCAAGCTCGAGGAGTTCTCGCCGCCCGCGCTCGATGACGGCGTACGCCTGGAGCTGGAGGAGTTCGTGACCCGCCGCCGCAAGGAGCTCGGCGACTGA
- a CDS encoding methylenetetrahydrofolate reductase: MRNKLDGGGRTRNQTMRRLLEQARYEVLPTASTEEKVVEHVPLDRVITVTASPSKGLDATFDLAERLTRAGYAVVPHLAARMVSGRSELEEICDRLTSAGISRIFVPGGDAEPAGDYPDALSLLEDIVALGRPFNHVGITGYPESHPSISDDLTVQAMWDKRRHATHIVSNLTFDPAVIKVWLERMRNRGVTTPLLLGIPGPVDRAKLLGMATRIGVGESTRFLAKHKGTFARLAAPGGFTGERFLARCAPALGTPTAFVEGLHVFTFNQIAETEAWRTDLLQRL, encoded by the coding sequence ATGCGCAACAAACTGGATGGTGGAGGCAGGACCCGCAATCAGACGATGCGCCGCCTGCTCGAGCAGGCGCGCTACGAGGTGCTGCCGACGGCATCGACCGAGGAGAAGGTGGTCGAGCACGTTCCCCTGGACCGGGTGATCACCGTGACCGCGTCGCCCAGCAAGGGCCTGGACGCCACGTTCGACCTGGCCGAGCGGCTGACCCGCGCCGGGTACGCCGTCGTACCCCACCTGGCCGCCCGCATGGTCAGCGGGCGCAGTGAGCTCGAGGAGATCTGCGACCGGCTGACCTCGGCCGGCATCAGCCGGATCTTCGTGCCCGGCGGTGACGCCGAGCCCGCCGGCGACTACCCCGACGCCCTGTCGCTGCTGGAGGACATCGTTGCCCTGGGGCGACCGTTCAACCACGTCGGCATCACCGGCTACCCGGAGTCGCACCCGTCGATCAGCGACGACCTGACCGTGCAGGCCATGTGGGACAAGCGGCGCCACGCCACGCACATCGTCAGCAACCTGACCTTCGATCCCGCCGTGATCAAGGTGTGGCTCGAGCGGATGCGGAACCGCGGGGTCACCACCCCGTTGCTGCTCGGCATCCCCGGCCCCGTCGACCGGGCCAAGCTGCTCGGCATGGCCACCCGGATCGGAGTCGGCGAGTCGACCCGGTTCCTGGCCAAGCACAAGGGCACCTTCGCGCGCCTGGCCGCCCCCGGCGGCTTCACCGGCGAGCGCTTCCTGGCCCGGTGCGCCCCGGCCCTGGGCACGCCGACCGCCTTCGTGGAGGGCCTGCACGTGTTCACCTTCAACCAGATCGCCGAGACGGAGGCGTGGCGCACCGACCTGCTGCAGCGACTCTGA
- a CDS encoding TetR family transcriptional regulator produces MTSASDLDVPFTTRDRIIEAAASLTTRHGWAWVTMTKLADEVGVSRQTVYNEIGNKPALAEAMILHELSRFLELVNTAFDDSPDDLLGAIRGASRAVLDFAQDNPLLHAVVSATHGADTELLPLLTTHSQSLLGVAKLVVTERVGPYRVALEPARLEAAIDMVVRVVLSHVMQPSASPDETSRDIAWIAERVLRS; encoded by the coding sequence ATGACGTCTGCCTCGGACCTCGATGTTCCGTTCACCACGCGTGACCGGATCATCGAGGCTGCGGCGTCGCTGACCACCCGGCACGGCTGGGCCTGGGTGACCATGACGAAGCTCGCCGACGAGGTGGGGGTCAGCCGGCAGACGGTCTACAACGAGATCGGCAACAAGCCGGCCCTCGCCGAGGCGATGATCCTGCACGAGCTCTCCCGGTTCCTGGAGCTGGTCAACACCGCCTTCGACGACTCTCCGGACGACCTGTTGGGTGCGATCCGGGGTGCGTCGCGCGCGGTGCTCGACTTCGCCCAGGACAACCCACTGCTGCATGCCGTGGTCTCGGCCACGCACGGTGCCGACACCGAGCTGCTGCCCCTGCTGACCACGCACTCGCAGTCCCTGCTCGGGGTCGCGAAGCTGGTGGTGACCGAGCGGGTCGGGCCCTATCGGGTGGCCCTGGAGCCGGCACGCCTCGAGGCGGCGATCGACATGGTCGTCCGGGTCGTGCTCAGCCACGTGATGCAGCCGTCCGCGAGTCCCGACGAGACCTCGCGCGACATCGCCTGGATCGCGGAGCGGGTCCTGCGTTCCTGA
- a CDS encoding IclR family transcriptional regulator, with product MSTTRSEPATGTQALDRAAALIRTVVEADEPLSFVDLFEECGLPKSTTSRLLTALERTELLERTVDGSYVAGPLFWLYATRHDPWEELVRLARPTMEKVGKDSLETVNLAVPRGDRVVQVAQVDTAYMLGTRDWTEVEVPAHCSALGKVLYAHGVLDLPTGRLEQLTEHTVTDLAELRDHLDKARRRGFATTVDELEIGLTGLAVPVRGVDGAVIAALGISGPTQRLRSRLDDVGHTLIDRADQLSVLLRRRTRKETVA from the coding sequence GTGAGCACCACCCGCAGTGAGCCCGCCACCGGGACCCAGGCCCTCGACCGGGCGGCCGCGTTGATCCGGACGGTGGTGGAGGCGGACGAGCCGCTGAGCTTCGTCGACCTCTTCGAGGAGTGCGGCCTGCCGAAGTCGACCACCTCACGGCTGCTCACCGCCCTCGAGCGCACCGAGCTGCTCGAGCGCACGGTCGACGGTTCCTACGTCGCGGGCCCGCTGTTCTGGCTCTACGCCACCCGGCACGACCCGTGGGAGGAGCTGGTGCGCCTGGCCCGGCCGACCATGGAGAAGGTCGGCAAGGACAGCCTCGAGACCGTCAACCTCGCGGTTCCTCGTGGGGACCGGGTGGTGCAGGTCGCCCAGGTCGACACGGCGTACATGCTCGGCACCCGTGACTGGACCGAGGTCGAGGTGCCCGCGCACTGCTCCGCGCTGGGCAAGGTCCTCTACGCCCACGGCGTCCTCGACCTGCCGACCGGCCGGCTGGAGCAGCTGACCGAGCACACGGTCACCGACCTCGCCGAGCTGCGCGACCACCTCGACAAGGCCCGGCGGCGCGGCTTCGCGACGACCGTCGACGAGCTGGAGATCGGCCTGACCGGCCTGGCCGTCCCCGTGCGCGGGGTCGACGGCGCGGTGATCGCCGCACTCGGGATCTCGGGACCCACCCAACGGCTGCGAAGCCGGCTCGACGACGTCGGGCACACCCTGATCGACCGGGCGGACCAGCTCTCCGTGCTGCTCCGACGGCGAACCCGAAAGGAGACGGTGGCATGA
- a CDS encoding corrinoid protein: MTSPEMTPEEILQGLYDDTLVGNAPHVLELTNKGLELDMEPQTLLFDALIPSLEEVGARFERGDFFVPEMLIAGRAMAGAMELLRPLLAETGVETIGKFLMGTVKGDVHDIGKNLVNIMLEGAGFEVIDLGVQVAPEKFVAAIEEHQPDIVGFSAFLTTTMPMFKANMNALEKSGVRDSVIVMVGGAPVTQEYADAVGADGYAPDASACVKKAKALISDRRSKVPA, from the coding sequence ATGACCTCCCCGGAAATGACGCCCGAAGAGATCCTCCAGGGCCTCTACGACGACACCCTCGTCGGCAACGCCCCCCACGTCCTCGAGCTCACCAACAAGGGTCTCGAGCTCGACATGGAACCCCAGACCCTGCTCTTCGATGCGCTGATCCCGTCGCTCGAGGAGGTGGGCGCCCGCTTCGAGCGCGGTGACTTCTTCGTGCCCGAGATGCTGATCGCCGGGCGGGCGATGGCCGGGGCGATGGAGCTGCTGCGGCCCCTCCTCGCCGAGACCGGGGTCGAGACGATCGGCAAGTTCCTGATGGGCACGGTCAAGGGCGACGTGCACGACATCGGCAAGAACCTGGTCAACATCATGCTCGAGGGTGCCGGCTTCGAGGTGATCGACCTCGGCGTCCAGGTCGCTCCGGAGAAGTTCGTCGCCGCGATCGAGGAGCACCAGCCCGACATCGTCGGGTTCTCCGCGTTCCTGACCACCACGATGCCGATGTTCAAGGCCAACATGAACGCGCTCGAGAAGTCCGGCGTGCGCGACAGCGTGATCGTGATGGTCGGCGGCGCGCCGGTCACCCAGGAGTACGCCGACGCGGTCGGCGCCGACGGCTACGCGCCCGACGCCTCGGCCTGCGTGAAGAAGGCCAAGGCCCTGATCAGCGACCGTCGCTCGAAGGTGCCCGCATGA
- the purU gene encoding formyltetrahydrofolate deformylase — protein MVLPYSANATDPAGDFVLTLACPDRSGIVHAVTGFLVRHRANIIESQQFGDRLTDRFFMRIDFAVEGEATDAAVLREDFASVAAELSMTFELWDAAAPYRTLIMVSKHLHCLNDLLFRTSTGALQIEIPAVVSNHPDAEALVRSYGIDFHHVPVTPETKPEAEAEVLRLVEEHDVDLVVLARYMQVLSDPMCRALSGKAINIHHSFLPSFKGAKPYHQAFDRGVKLVGATAHYVTADLDEGPIIEQDVMRVDHNHNQAQLVSAGRDVEAQVLSRAVRWHSESRVLLNGHRTVVFR, from the coding sequence ATGGTCCTCCCGTATTCCGCCAACGCCACCGACCCGGCCGGTGACTTCGTGCTGACCCTGGCGTGTCCCGACCGTTCCGGCATCGTGCACGCGGTCACGGGGTTCCTGGTGCGCCATCGCGCCAACATCATCGAGAGCCAGCAGTTCGGCGACCGGCTCACCGATCGCTTCTTCATGCGCATCGACTTCGCGGTGGAGGGCGAGGCCACCGACGCCGCCGTGCTCCGCGAGGACTTCGCCTCCGTGGCGGCCGAGCTGTCGATGACCTTCGAGCTGTGGGACGCGGCCGCGCCGTACCGCACCCTGATCATGGTCTCCAAGCACCTGCACTGCCTCAACGACCTGCTCTTCCGCACCTCGACCGGGGCCCTGCAGATCGAGATCCCAGCCGTCGTCTCCAACCACCCGGATGCCGAGGCGCTGGTCAGGTCCTACGGCATCGACTTCCACCACGTCCCGGTGACTCCGGAGACCAAGCCGGAGGCCGAGGCGGAGGTGCTGCGCCTGGTCGAGGAGCACGACGTCGACCTCGTCGTGCTGGCCCGCTACATGCAGGTGCTCTCCGACCCGATGTGTCGGGCACTGTCCGGCAAGGCGATCAACATCCACCACTCGTTCCTGCCCAGCTTCAAGGGCGCCAAGCCCTACCACCAGGCGTTCGACCGGGGCGTGAAGCTGGTCGGCGCCACTGCCCACTACGTCACCGCCGACCTCGACGAGGGCCCGATCATCGAGCAGGACGTGATGCGCGTCGACCACAACCACAACCAGGCCCAGCTGGTCTCCGCCGGCCGCGACGTGGAGGCGCAGGTGCTCTCCCGGGCGGTGCGCTGGCACTCCGAGTCCCGGGTCCTGCTGAACGGTCACCGCACCGTCGTCTTCCGCTGA
- a CDS encoding DUF1638 domain-containing protein, with protein MSSSPTAPTSTSASSSSSASARRPERRTSLVACGALAQPAAEIAERRDWALDVHPLPPLLHNQPHLIADRVRALALELLARGDRVVIGYADCGTYGALDAVCAELGLERLPGLHCYDVFGGASRIEEFFADQPGTYVLTDFLVRSFERTVVRELGLDRYPELREDYFGAYTRVVWLAQQPDDELHRLASGAAARIGLPLTVVPTGHAGLEHALAGLL; from the coding sequence ATGTCGAGCTCTCCGACCGCCCCGACTTCAACGAGCGCTTCGTCGAGCAGCTCGGCTTCGGCAAGACGTCCTGAGCGGCGTACGTCCCTGGTCGCCTGTGGCGCGCTCGCCCAGCCCGCGGCCGAGATCGCCGAGCGCCGGGACTGGGCCCTGGACGTGCATCCGTTGCCGCCGCTGCTGCACAACCAGCCCCACCTGATTGCCGACCGGGTGCGCGCGCTGGCCCTCGAGCTGCTGGCTCGCGGCGACCGGGTGGTGATCGGGTACGCCGACTGCGGCACGTACGGCGCCCTCGACGCGGTGTGCGCCGAGCTCGGCCTCGAGCGCCTGCCGGGGCTGCACTGCTACGACGTCTTCGGCGGCGCCTCCCGGATCGAGGAGTTCTTCGCCGACCAGCCCGGCACCTACGTGCTGACCGACTTCCTGGTGCGGTCGTTCGAGCGCACGGTGGTGCGCGAGCTCGGGCTCGACCGCTACCCGGAGCTGCGTGAGGACTACTTCGGCGCCTACACCCGTGTGGTGTGGCTCGCCCAGCAGCCCGACGACGAGCTGCACCGGCTCGCCTCCGGTGCCGCGGCCAGGATCGGGCTGCCGCTGACCGTCGTCCCGACCGGCCACGCCGGGCTCGAGCACGCGTTGGCCGGCCTGCTCTGA
- a CDS encoding ASKHA domain-containing protein: protein MTVEPGLPDDQGLPADAEPPDISVVRMQREGLLEAPGTDFPPHDGVGRVTLSFTIETGPVTGTTAGSTETQKTVRVPPGVSVFDSASWNGIAIDSTCGGHGTCHKCRVRVEGPAPTTRHDVRTFSPEQLDAGWRLACLVPATRDLAVFVPPLTTRPKAATVGVGRQVILRPAVQKRYVELEEPTLADQRSDVVRLLDAITDLAPSPDLHVLRRLPRVLRSADFKVTAVIVDEALIEVEPGDTTGQRHAIAFDLGTTTVVATLLDLTTGTPVAVASMLNKQQPFGGDVISRISATMMDDRALGRLQEAAGATLAELAEQVCREGDVAPESVHEVALAGNATMVALALGIDPEPIGVAPFVMTTALPPAVLAADLGLSLHPRARAVMFPALGAYVGGDIVSGMLATGMDRDKRTRLFIDVGTNCEIVLSDGDTIVSTAAPAGPAFEGGAIRCGMRAAEGAIEVVRLSPTPVVEEVGQRPSRNPSPVELQVIGDVAPRGLCGSGLVDAVAELVRVGLLDDSGRFLPEEAAAEVAPGLADRLTRIGEERVFVLHRASPDADPADCVVLSQRDVRELQFAKAAISTGWSLLLDELGLEHRDVQQVLLAGSFGSYLSPAAAVRIGLVPPLPLLRIVSAGNVAGEGAKMALLSLPERAGAQTLVEEVTYVELSDRPDFNERFVEQLGFGKTS, encoded by the coding sequence GTGACCGTCGAGCCGGGCCTCCCCGACGACCAGGGCCTCCCCGCGGACGCGGAGCCCCCGGACATCTCCGTCGTCAGGATGCAGCGCGAGGGCCTGCTCGAGGCGCCCGGCACCGACTTCCCACCCCACGACGGAGTCGGCCGGGTGACACTCTCGTTCACCATCGAGACCGGACCCGTCACCGGCACCACGGCTGGAAGCACGGAGACCCAGAAGACGGTCCGGGTGCCGCCGGGGGTCAGCGTCTTCGACTCCGCGTCCTGGAACGGGATCGCGATCGACTCGACCTGCGGCGGCCACGGCACCTGCCACAAGTGCCGGGTGCGCGTCGAGGGACCGGCGCCGACGACGCGTCACGACGTACGCACCTTCAGCCCTGAGCAGCTCGACGCGGGTTGGCGACTCGCCTGCCTGGTTCCCGCCACCCGCGACCTCGCGGTCTTCGTTCCACCGCTGACCACCCGCCCCAAGGCCGCCACGGTGGGCGTGGGTCGGCAGGTGATCCTGCGTCCGGCCGTCCAGAAGCGGTACGTCGAGCTCGAGGAGCCGACCCTCGCCGACCAGCGCAGCGACGTCGTGCGGCTGCTCGACGCGATCACCGACCTGGCCCCGTCCCCCGACCTGCACGTGCTCCGTCGCCTGCCGAGGGTGCTCCGGTCCGCGGACTTCAAGGTGACCGCGGTCATCGTCGACGAGGCACTGATCGAGGTCGAGCCCGGCGACACCACCGGCCAGCGGCACGCGATCGCCTTCGACCTCGGCACCACCACGGTCGTGGCCACGCTGCTCGACCTGACCACCGGGACCCCGGTCGCCGTGGCGTCGATGCTCAACAAGCAGCAACCCTTCGGTGGCGACGTGATCAGCCGGATCAGCGCGACGATGATGGACGACCGCGCGCTGGGTCGGTTGCAGGAGGCCGCCGGTGCCACGCTCGCCGAGCTCGCCGAGCAGGTCTGCCGCGAGGGTGACGTGGCCCCGGAGTCGGTCCACGAGGTCGCCCTGGCCGGCAACGCCACGATGGTCGCCCTGGCCCTGGGCATCGACCCCGAGCCGATCGGCGTCGCCCCCTTCGTGATGACCACGGCGCTGCCACCCGCCGTGCTCGCCGCCGACCTCGGGCTCTCGCTCCACCCCCGCGCGCGGGCCGTGATGTTCCCCGCGCTGGGGGCGTACGTCGGCGGCGACATCGTCTCCGGCATGCTCGCCACCGGCATGGATCGCGACAAGCGCACCCGCCTCTTCATCGACGTCGGCACCAACTGCGAGATCGTGCTCAGCGACGGGGACACCATCGTGTCGACCGCGGCCCCGGCCGGCCCGGCGTTCGAGGGTGGCGCCATCCGTTGCGGGATGCGCGCCGCCGAGGGCGCCATCGAGGTGGTGCGCCTGTCCCCCACCCCGGTGGTTGAGGAGGTCGGGCAGCGACCGTCTCGAAACCCCAGCCCGGTCGAGCTCCAGGTGATCGGTGACGTGGCGCCACGCGGACTCTGTGGCTCCGGTCTGGTCGATGCGGTGGCCGAGCTGGTCCGGGTCGGGCTGCTCGACGACTCGGGCCGTTTCCTGCCCGAGGAGGCCGCGGCCGAGGTGGCTCCTGGCCTGGCCGACCGGCTCACCCGGATCGGCGAGGAACGAGTCTTCGTGCTCCACCGGGCCTCACCCGACGCCGACCCGGCCGACTGCGTCGTGCTCTCCCAGCGCGACGTCCGCGAGCTCCAGTTCGCCAAGGCCGCGATCTCCACCGGGTGGTCGCTCCTGCTCGACGAGCTCGGGCTCGAGCACCGCGACGTGCAACAGGTCCTGCTCGCCGGCTCGTTCGGCAGCTACCTCTCCCCCGCGGCCGCCGTACGCATCGGGCTGGTGCCCCCGCTGCCCCTGCTGCGGATCGTCTCGGCCGGCAACGTCGCGGGCGAGGGCGCCAAGATGGCGCTGCTCTCCCTCCCTGAGCGGGCTGGCGCCCAGACGCTGGTGGAGGAGGTGACCTATGTCGAGCTCTCCGACCGCCCCGACTTCAACGAGCGCTTCGTCGAGCAGCTCGGCTTCGGCAAGACGTCCTGA
- a CDS encoding dihydropteroate synthase yields MSSPAAPLETVLRSASREVVIGHGRRFCLIGERINPTGRRIFQEQLRAGDLSAIERDVQAQVAGGADVLDINMGVPLTDEADLLVRAIRMVQGLTDLPVCIDSSVVEALEAGLAAYEGRALVNSVTAEDERLEQILPLVKKHDAAVIALPNDEHEIPMEVEKRLELTEKIIRVATTEYGIAAADIVIDPLAMPIGADTSTLMTTLETMRRIRHDFGVNMTCGASNVSFGMPDRHTLGATFLPMAMLSGLTSAIMDARTPQIVDAVKAADLLLDHDEWGTAWIAAHRARRDESA; encoded by the coding sequence ATGAGCTCGCCGGCCGCTCCGCTCGAGACCGTCCTGCGCTCCGCGAGCCGGGAGGTCGTCATCGGCCACGGACGACGCTTCTGCCTGATCGGTGAACGGATCAACCCGACCGGTCGCCGCATCTTCCAGGAGCAGCTGCGCGCGGGCGACCTGTCCGCGATCGAGCGCGACGTGCAGGCGCAGGTGGCCGGCGGCGCCGACGTGCTCGACATCAACATGGGCGTGCCGCTGACCGACGAGGCCGACCTGCTGGTCCGCGCGATCCGCATGGTGCAGGGCCTCACCGACCTTCCCGTCTGCATCGACTCCAGTGTGGTCGAGGCGCTCGAGGCCGGCCTCGCGGCATACGAGGGACGGGCCCTGGTCAACTCCGTGACCGCGGAGGACGAGCGGCTGGAGCAGATCCTGCCGTTGGTCAAGAAGCACGACGCCGCGGTCATCGCGTTGCCCAACGACGAGCACGAGATCCCGATGGAGGTGGAGAAGCGGCTCGAGCTGACCGAGAAGATCATCCGGGTCGCCACCACGGAATACGGCATTGCCGCCGCCGACATCGTCATCGACCCGCTGGCGATGCCGATCGGTGCCGACACCTCCACCCTGATGACCACGCTGGAGACGATGCGCCGGATCCGTCACGACTTCGGCGTGAACATGACCTGCGGTGCCTCCAACGTCTCCTTCGGCATGCCCGACCGGCACACGCTCGGGGCGACGTTCCTGCCGATGGCGATGCTCTCCGGGCTGACCAGCGCGATCATGGACGCACGCACTCCCCAGATCGTCGACGCGGTCAAGGCCGCCGACCTCTTGCTCGACCACGACGAGTGGGGCACGGCCTGGATCGCGGCCCACCGCGCCAGGAGGGACGAGTCGGCGTGA
- a CDS encoding fatty acid desaturase has product MATRTAGTVPEGSTERWKDKKRYLWLIGLVVPSLAFVAFGMHAITGWGVWFWIGPIVILAIVPSIDLIAGLDRTNPPDDVIEELEKDRYYRWITYLFLPIQYAGFVGAMWLVSGGNPFGLLDEPLGVVDKIGLAISIGCIGGIGINTAHELGHKKEANERWLSKIALAQSFYGHFYIEHNRGHHVRVATPEDPASSRFGESFYQFWPRTVIGSLRSSWNLERKRIARKGKHPFRLGNDVLNAWLMSAVLFGAMIAIFGIGITPYLVIQAVVGFSLLEVVNYMEHYGMLRQKVGVGERQRYERVLPSHSWNSNNIATNVLLYHLQRHSDHHANPTRRYQTLRDFEESPVLPTGYAGMIVLALFPPVWRRVMDPRVIAHFDGDLTLANLQPGKERKLLEKYGVAMDEAKERRIRADEALAAAALAVDEVLAARCPGCDYVYDVDAGDEHEGFAAGTSWADIPDSWCCPDCGVREKVDFVPIDKAVA; this is encoded by the coding sequence ATGGCGACCAGGACTGCGGGAACGGTTCCCGAGGGATCCACCGAGCGGTGGAAGGACAAGAAGCGCTACCTCTGGCTGATCGGGCTGGTGGTGCCGTCGCTGGCCTTCGTCGCCTTCGGGATGCACGCGATCACCGGCTGGGGGGTCTGGTTCTGGATCGGTCCCATCGTGATCCTCGCCATCGTGCCGTCGATCGACCTGATCGCCGGACTGGACCGCACGAACCCTCCGGACGACGTGATCGAGGAGCTCGAGAAGGACAGGTACTACCGCTGGATCACCTATCTCTTCCTGCCCATCCAGTACGCCGGGTTCGTCGGCGCGATGTGGCTGGTCAGCGGGGGAAACCCCTTCGGGCTGCTCGACGAGCCGCTCGGCGTGGTCGACAAGATCGGCCTGGCCATCTCGATCGGCTGCATCGGCGGGATCGGGATCAACACCGCCCACGAGCTCGGGCACAAGAAGGAGGCCAACGAGCGCTGGCTGTCGAAGATCGCGCTGGCCCAGAGCTTCTACGGCCACTTCTACATCGAGCACAACCGCGGCCACCACGTGCGCGTGGCCACCCCCGAGGACCCTGCCAGCAGCCGCTTCGGTGAGAGCTTCTACCAGTTCTGGCCGCGCACCGTGATCGGGTCGCTCAGGAGCTCCTGGAACCTGGAGAGGAAGCGGATCGCACGCAAGGGCAAGCACCCGTTCCGGCTCGGCAACGACGTGCTCAACGCCTGGCTGATGTCGGCCGTGCTCTTCGGCGCGATGATCGCGATCTTCGGCATCGGCATCACGCCGTACCTCGTGATCCAGGCGGTCGTCGGCTTCTCGCTGCTCGAGGTGGTCAACTACATGGAGCACTACGGCATGCTGCGCCAGAAGGTCGGTGTCGGCGAGCGGCAGCGCTACGAGCGGGTGCTGCCGAGCCACAGCTGGAACTCCAACAACATCGCCACCAACGTGCTGCTCTACCACCTGCAGCGCCACTCCGACCACCACGCCAACCCGACACGTCGCTACCAGACCCTGAGGGACTTCGAGGAGTCGCCGGTGCTGCCGACCGGGTACGCCGGGATGATCGTCCTCGCGCTGTTCCCGCCGGTCTGGCGCCGGGTGATGGACCCGCGGGTGATCGCCCACTTCGACGGCGACCTGACCCTGGCCAACCTGCAGCCCGGCAAGGAGCGGAAGCTCCTCGAGAAGTACGGCGTGGCGATGGACGAGGCCAAGGAGCGCAGGATCCGCGCCGACGAGGCACTGGCCGCCGCGGCGCTGGCCGTGGACGAGGTGCTCGCCGCCCGCTGTCCGGGCTGTGACTACGTGTACGACGTCGACGCCGGCGACGAGCACGAGGGGTTCGCGGCCGGCACGTCGTGGGCCGACATCCCCGACTCGTGGTGCTGCCCCGACTGCGGCGTGCGCGAGAAGGTCGACTTCGTGCCGATCGACAAGGCTGTGGCGTGA